In Oryza brachyantha chromosome 1, ObraRS2, whole genome shotgun sequence, the following are encoded in one genomic region:
- the LOC102703906 gene encoding fruit protein pKIWI502-like: MLLRSAPRRLHLLRPHHLRLLSTAAAVAAPPPAPTEWTEAPVSSVRAATADASLFHVSLDLSSHADLLASHVAAGQFLPFRLPDTPYPIFLAISSPPPHLLLARSFDFLVKRLPGTPSARLCDLRPGDLVHVGGSVVGRGFEVGRIADARDILVFATGSGISPIRSLIESGFGETKNIDVRLFYGVRNLQRMAYQERFSNWESRGIKIIPVLSRPDDQWTGERGYVQNAFSRLKKVVNPSSMGAILCGHKQMSEEITRALVADGMPKDRILTNF, translated from the exons ATGCTCCTCCggtcggcgccgcgccgcctccacctcctccgcccgcaccacctccgcctcctatccaccgccgccgccgtcgcggctCCGCCTCCGGCGCCCACCGAGTGGACGGAGGCACCCGTCTCCTCCGTCCGcgcggccaccgccgacgccTCCCTCTTCCACGTCTCCCTCGACCTCTCCTCCCACGCCGACCTCCTCGCCtcccacgtcgccgccggccagttCCTCCCCTTCCGCCTCCCCGACACGCCTTACCCGATCTTCCTCGccatctcctcccctcccccgcacctcctcctcgccagGTCCTTCGATTTCCTCGTTAAGCGGCTCCCCGGCACCCCCTCCGCACGCCTCTGCGACCTCCGCCCCGGCGACCTCGTCCAcgtcggcggcagcgtcgTCGGCCGCGGATTCGAGGTCGGCAGGATCGCTGACGCCCGCGACATCCTCGTCTTTGCAACCGGATCAGGGATCAG TCCAATTCGGTCACTCATTGAGTCGGGTTTTGGTGAAACTAAGAATATTGATGTAAGACTCTTTTATGGGGTTAGAAACCTTCAGAGGATGGCATATCAG GAGAGATTCAGTAATTGGGAATCCAGAGGAATCAAAATAATACCAGTTCTGTCAAGACCAGATGATCAATGGACTGGTGAGCGAGGTTATGTCCAG AATGCTTTTTCTAGGTTGAAAAAAGTTGTAAATCCTTCATCCATGGGAGCAATTTTGTGTGGACATAAACAGATGTCTGAG GAAATTACGAGAGCTCTTGTTGCTGACGGTATGCCGAAAGATAGAATCTTAACAAACTTCTGA